In one Candidatus Zixiibacteriota bacterium genomic region, the following are encoded:
- a CDS encoding TraR/DksA C4-type zinc finger protein yields the protein MKKSELEKYEKLLLKKREEITEQMQSHKDNVDATSKEATGDLSSYSYHMADQGTDNMEREKAFMFASKSGRLLYHIDEALRRLRKGEYGNCFSCGKPIQKARLEAVPHARLCRECKEKEEEAKAGR from the coding sequence ATGAAAAAGTCCGAATTGGAGAAATACGAAAAACTCCTTTTGAAAAAGCGGGAAGAAATCACCGAGCAGATGCAGTCCCACAAGGACAATGTGGACGCTACCTCGAAAGAGGCGACCGGGGATCTTTCGAGCTATTCCTACCATATGGCCGATCAGGGCACCGACAATATGGAACGCGAAAAAGCCTTCATGTTCGCCTCTAAATCGGGACGTCTACTGTACCATATTGATGAAGCTCTGCGGCGGCTCCGTAAGGGTGAATACGGTAATTGTTTTTCCTGCGGCAAGCCCATACAAAAGGCCAGGCTCGAGGCTGTTCCGCACGCCCGGTTGTGTCGCGAGTGCAAGGAAAAGGAAGAGGAGGCGAAAGCTGGGCGATAA